One segment of Mycoplasmopsis glycophila DNA contains the following:
- the grpE gene encoding nucleotide exchange factor GrpE yields the protein MKAIKIKDNNILKGEFKLYVEDQKQDNYSGYREITIGKEEYLPFFDEKIVNRKIKKTLEVKFSFAKDYPIEEFRRKSALVIMDNIEIIEQENFKGNESENLAKIKELEHKLSLKENEIKVLEYTFKEKASELSNKANEQIAQFRKELEEKNKNELAQAKKFALLKFMEDFETPFNNFKMAVQAGENSDNIQVKNYCYGFNIVSQQFEQVLNDHGVSLILPQVGQEFDAHKEQAIDFSTLTDFENNIITKVVKPGIMIEDRVVKPASVIVNKK from the coding sequence ATGAAAGCAATTAAGATAAAAGACAATAATATTTTAAAAGGTGAATTCAAACTTTATGTTGAAGATCAAAAACAAGACAATTATTCAGGTTATCGTGAAATCACAATAGGAAAAGAAGAATATTTACCTTTTTTTGATGAAAAAATAGTTAATCGTAAAATCAAAAAAACTTTAGAAGTTAAATTTTCTTTTGCAAAAGATTATCCAATTGAAGAATTCAGAAGAAAAAGTGCACTTGTAATCATGGATAATATTGAAATTATTGAGCAAGAAAACTTTAAAGGAAATGAATCGGAAAATTTAGCAAAAATCAAAGAGCTTGAACACAAATTATCACTTAAAGAAAACGAAATTAAAGTACTTGAATATACTTTTAAAGAAAAAGCAAGTGAACTATCTAATAAAGCTAATGAACAAATCGCTCAATTTAGAAAAGAACTAGAAGAAAAAAATAAAAATGAACTTGCACAAGCCAAAAAGTTTGCTTTATTAAAATTTATGGAAGATTTTGAAACTCCATTCAACAACTTTAAAATGGCAGTTCAAGCAGGAGAAAACTCTGACAACATCCAAGTTAAAAACTATTGCTATGGTTTTAACATTGTATCTCAACAATTTGAACAAGTTTTAAATGATCATGGAGTTAGTTTGATTTTACCTCAAGTTGGTCAAGAGTTTGATGCACACAAAGAACAAGCAATTGATTTTTCTACACTTACTGATTTTGAAAATAACATAATTACAAAAGTCGTTAAACCAGGAATCATGATTGAAGATAGGGTAGTTAAACCTGCATCAGTGATAGTAAATAAAAAATAA
- the hrcA gene encoding heat-inducible transcriptional repressor HrcA has translation MNSRKLDNKYEFILKHIVSLYIEEPKAISSSLLLQKYPEQITFSSAKIRYLMNDLEKMGYLEKCHSSSGRIPTANGLNYYANYLADSCEEQLMKQLSQIFKDKEEKIDTTIESAAKIISDATGLTLVTTSYNHNSLLKGIDIVPISDFSATIVIVISTGEVFSKILKFDPEEININDLKVAVRIFKEHLIDEPVSRLTHRVNELKDVLSQAVKNYQKIIENFVNNIFNNNFVQKNVYGKKNIILSSKINRESLSNMIELIENYSVWEHIENELENEERIKISITDSGAYMSKRIDAGDKITEISVVGSQNSNFNNMRAVLNVLEKLLKNKKE, from the coding sequence ATGAATTCAAGAAAACTAGACAATAAATATGAATTTATTTTGAAACATATTGTTTCCTTATACATTGAGGAACCAAAAGCAATTAGTAGTTCTTTACTATTACAAAAATATCCAGAACAAATTACTTTTTCATCAGCTAAAATTCGTTATTTAATGAACGATTTAGAAAAGATGGGATATTTAGAAAAATGTCACTCTTCAAGTGGGAGAATACCAACAGCTAATGGTTTAAATTATTATGCTAATTATTTAGCTGATTCTTGTGAAGAACAACTTATGAAACAATTAAGTCAAATTTTTAAAGATAAAGAAGAAAAGATTGATACTACAATTGAATCAGCAGCTAAAATAATCTCTGATGCAACTGGACTGACTTTAGTTACAACTTCATATAATCACAACTCTCTTTTAAAAGGGATCGATATTGTACCAATTAGCGATTTTTCAGCGACCATTGTAATTGTGATTTCAACAGGTGAAGTTTTTTCTAAAATCTTAAAATTTGATCCTGAAGAAATTAATATTAATGATTTAAAAGTTGCTGTCCGTATTTTTAAAGAACATTTAATTGATGAACCTGTTTCAAGACTTACACATCGTGTTAATGAGCTTAAAGATGTTTTATCCCAAGCTGTTAAAAATTACCAAAAAATTATTGAAAATTTTGTTAACAATATTTTTAATAACAATTTTGTCCAAAAGAATGTTTACGGAAAGAAAAATATTATTTTAAGCAGTAAAATCAATCGTGAAAGTCTTTCAAACATGATTGAATTAATTGAAAACTATTCTGTTTGAGAACACATTGAAAATGAATTAGAAAACGAAGAAAGAATCAAAATTTCGATCACTGATTCTGGTGCATATATGTCAAAAAGAATTGATGCAGGTGATAAAATTACTGAAATTTCTGTAGTTGGTTCGCAAAATTCCAATTTTAATAATATGAGAGCAGTTTTAAATGTTTTAGAAAAATTATTAAAGAATAAAAAGGAGTAA
- a CDS encoding ABC transporter ATP-binding protein, whose product MFKIFKLLPTTTRFRILLCALISIMPSFFEMFIPQFVKQFIVMSDRTQEITVVKLFHWQILPPQGLTVYQFLIILVIGCSLANLVLWIISLRLSEYTISHIRHLIRMQLFKKIINLSKDNINELSHASIITYFGNDINKINGGFFVLCRSLLNGTFLIVWGLVFSLNLDLNLSIAIFINIPVVIIGSLFAIKFLFPSFRKENWILDKLNEKAKQDINGIELIKTYNLENYRYKLYNEENENLLKLNLKVTKTSSIAWPVIHTFVAFGNILVFLIFGFLAKNYTNANIQEKVGNLYQFLAYLGLISSGIFQVCFESNKLFRARFSAKRIYEVLQMESIIPEVTNDNKPTEWNIEFKNVSYRYKNNETQNALQNVSFKIPNSSSVGIIGTTGSGKSTIVNLLTKEILPTQGEILINNLNLNEIDSAHLRQNISAIWQKNMLLSGSIKENLVFTHENANDAEIDEVINIAQANFIKDYPDKYEQIIGQHGINLSGGQKQRISIAQGLIKKPNVLILDDSTSALDNKTDKNLQDQIKSKLKDTTLIIISQRIRTIQNLDQIIVLDQGQIVGNGSHQELLANNTYYQKLFESQKEK is encoded by the coding sequence ATGTTTAAAATTTTCAAATTATTACCAACAACCACGAGGTTTAGAATCTTGCTTTGTGCATTAATTTCAATTATGCCGAGCTTTTTTGAGATGTTTATTCCTCAGTTTGTTAAACAATTTATTGTAATGAGTGATAGAACACAAGAAATAACCGTTGTAAAGCTCTTTCATTGACAAATATTACCTCCGCAAGGACTTACTGTCTACCAATTTTTAATTATTTTGGTAATCGGATGTAGCCTTGCTAATTTAGTTTTATGAATCATTTCTTTAAGACTTTCTGAATATACAATTAGTCATATTAGACACTTAATCAGAATGCAATTATTTAAAAAGATCATTAATTTAAGCAAAGACAACATTAATGAACTTTCACATGCAAGTATTATTACTTATTTTGGAAATGATATTAATAAAATAAATGGTGGATTTTTTGTTCTTTGTCGTTCGCTTTTAAATGGAACTTTCTTAATAGTTTGAGGACTAGTTTTTTCACTTAATCTTGATCTTAATCTTTCAATAGCAATTTTTATTAATATTCCTGTTGTCATAATTGGTTCACTTTTTGCAATCAAATTTCTTTTCCCTTCATTTAGAAAAGAAAATTGAATTTTAGATAAACTTAACGAAAAAGCAAAACAAGATATTAATGGAATTGAGCTTATTAAAACTTACAATTTAGAAAATTACCGTTATAAGCTTTATAATGAAGAAAACGAAAATCTCTTAAAATTAAATCTTAAAGTGACTAAAACAAGCTCAATTGCTTGACCTGTAATTCATACTTTTGTCGCTTTTGGTAACATTTTAGTCTTTCTTATTTTTGGTTTTCTAGCTAAAAATTACACAAATGCCAACATTCAAGAAAAAGTTGGTAACTTGTACCAATTCCTTGCTTATTTAGGTTTAATTTCATCTGGAATTTTTCAAGTATGTTTTGAATCAAATAAACTTTTTAGAGCTCGTTTTAGCGCTAAAAGAATTTATGAAGTTTTACAAATGGAAAGTATTATTCCTGAAGTTACAAACGATAACAAACCAACAGAGTGAAATATTGAATTCAAAAATGTGTCATATAGATATAAAAATAACGAAACTCAAAATGCATTACAAAATGTTTCATTCAAAATTCCAAATAGCTCATCAGTTGGAATCATTGGAACTACCGGAAGTGGAAAAAGTACAATAGTTAATTTATTAACTAAAGAAATTCTTCCAACCCAAGGAGAAATCTTAATTAACAATTTAAATCTCAACGAAATTGATAGCGCTCATCTTAGACAAAATATTTCAGCAATTTGACAAAAAAATATGTTGTTAAGTGGTTCAATCAAAGAAAATTTAGTTTTTACCCACGAAAATGCTAATGATGCCGAAATTGATGAAGTAATTAATATAGCTCAAGCTAACTTTATCAAAGATTATCCTGATAAATATGAACAAATCATCGGTCAACACGGAATTAATTTAAGTGGTGGTCAAAAACAAAGAATTTCAATTGCTCAAGGGCTAATTAAAAAACCAAATGTTTTAATTTTAGATGATTCAACTAGCGCTCTTGATAATAAAACTGACAAAAACTTGCAAGACCAAATTAAAAGCAAATTAAAAGACACAACACTAATTATTATTTCACAAAGAATACGTACAATCCAAAACCTAGATCAAATTATTGTGCTTGATCAAGGTCAAATTGTAGGAAATGGAAGCCACCAAGAGCTACTGGCAAATAATACTTACTACCAAAAATTATTCGAAAGTCAAAAGGAGAAATAA
- a CDS encoding ABC transporter ATP-binding protein: MRMRISTQQQKVSLKQLKEIFSIVPLGKWNWFFLVLFILSMAGIGSLISWYIGYLVGTFFNSENFKPAWETRMHFYFLLVVILFAFYVFEKVISIFNNLMLASAFNRYAKNMRDMLYLKFQNLPMNFFENEKTGDLMAAIVNDTENLSNALSSIVSNILSVIFTFVLNATLMFIYAPLLGLISIILVPLTGAIFIYITSKTKKYFRKAQDAFGEYNGYIEEILDALPNVRIHQKQDLVYKKFEKVSLNERNAGRKSVLFWHILFPSYNFINILNQLIIVSLSTYFFLNQIPTYGIKPLDFGIITSFSMYIASLTNQIMTVISFSNTLQNGLASWDRIKRILEAPDNTYQNKLGKLAFQKGEIKFENVNFHYPNVPDKLILDNINFNIPAQTSLALVGHTGSGKTTISKLLAKFYEPTSGKITIDKQDSQTISEKSWRDSIAIISQDTFLFEDTIWNNLKMVNEHLSDEKILEICKITQIDSFIQKMPEKYNTMLVNNGRNISEGQRQLLAITRALISERPIIIMDEATSNIDTITENLIQESFKYLNDQKTVVIIAHRLSTIINSDQILLLENGKIVERGNHKELMQNKEGKYFKLYNSILESDKQILE; encoded by the coding sequence ATGAGAATGCGAATTTCTACGCAACAACAAAAAGTATCACTCAAGCAACTAAAAGAGATTTTTTCAATTGTTCCGCTTGGTAAATGAAACTGATTTTTCTTGGTTCTATTTATTTTATCTATGGCTGGAATTGGTAGCTTAATCTCTTGATATATTGGATATTTGGTTGGTACATTCTTTAATAGCGAAAATTTCAAACCAGCTTGAGAAACTAGAATGCATTTTTATTTTCTTTTGGTTGTAATTCTTTTTGCTTTTTATGTTTTTGAAAAAGTAATTTCAATTTTTAATAATTTAATGCTTGCCAGTGCATTTAACCGCTATGCAAAAAATATGCGTGATATGCTTTATCTTAAGTTCCAAAATTTACCAATGAACTTTTTCGAGAATGAAAAAACTGGTGACTTGATGGCAGCAATTGTAAACGATACTGAAAACTTGTCAAATGCTTTATCAAGCATTGTTTCCAACATTTTGAGTGTTATTTTTACATTTGTCTTAAATGCAACTTTAATGTTTATTTATGCTCCTCTTTTAGGTTTAATTTCAATTATTTTAGTTCCACTTACAGGAGCAATATTCATATATATTACATCTAAAACTAAAAAATACTTTAGAAAAGCTCAAGATGCTTTTGGTGAATATAATGGTTACATTGAAGAAATTTTGGATGCTCTACCTAATGTTAGAATTCATCAAAAACAAGATTTAGTTTACAAAAAATTCGAAAAAGTAAGTCTTAACGAAAGAAACGCAGGGCGTAAATCAGTGCTTTTTTGACACATTTTATTCCCTTCATATAACTTTATTAATATTCTTAACCAACTTATAATTGTGTCTTTAAGTACTTATTTCTTCCTAAACCAGATTCCAACATACGGAATTAAACCCCTTGATTTTGGTATTATTACTTCATTTTCAATGTATATTGCTTCCTTAACTAATCAAATTATGACTGTAATTAGTTTCTCAAACACCTTGCAAAACGGTTTAGCATCTTGAGATCGGATCAAAAGAATTTTAGAAGCTCCTGATAATACTTATCAAAATAAACTTGGAAAATTAGCTTTCCAAAAAGGTGAAATCAAGTTTGAAAATGTTAACTTCCATTACCCTAATGTGCCTGATAAATTAATTTTAGATAATATTAACTTTAACATTCCAGCTCAAACTTCATTAGCATTAGTTGGACATACTGGAAGTGGAAAAACTACAATTTCAAAACTACTTGCAAAGTTTTATGAACCAACAAGCGGAAAGATTACAATTGACAAGCAAGACTCACAAACAATTAGCGAAAAATCATGACGTGACTCAATTGCGATCATCTCACAAGATACTTTCCTTTTTGAAGACACAATTTGAAACAATCTTAAAATGGTTAACGAACACCTTTCAGATGAGAAAATTTTAGAAATTTGTAAAATAACCCAAATTGATAGTTTTATTCAAAAAATGCCTGAAAAATACAACACAATGCTAGTTAATAATGGGCGCAACATTTCAGAAGGACAAAGACAGCTGTTAGCAATCACACGTGCTTTAATTTCCGAAAGACCTATTATTATAATGGATGAGGCAACATCAAATATCGATACAATTACCGAAAATCTCATTCAAGAATCATTTAAATATTTAAATGATCAAAAAACAGTAGTTATTATTGCGCACCGTTTAAGCACTATTATTAATTCGGATCAGATTCTTCTTTTAGAAAATGGAAAAATTGTTGAAAGGGGAAATCACAAAGAACTAATGCAAAACAAAGAAGGTAAATACTTCAAACTTTACAATTCAATTTTAGAAAGCGACAAACAAATTCTCGAATAA